In Lotus japonicus ecotype B-129 chromosome 5, LjGifu_v1.2, one genomic interval encodes:
- the LOC130717382 gene encoding chalcone--flavanone isomerase 1-like, producing MHIKPTTTSLKKCGICLSERLYMAPAKGSSLTPIQVENLRFPAAVTSPTTTKSYFLGGAGERGLTIEGKFIKFTGIGVYLEDKVVDSLATKWKGKSSQELCDSLDFFRDIISSPSEKLIRGSKLRPLSGVEYSRKVMENCVAHMKSAGSYGEAEAASIEKFAEAFRNVDFPSGSSVFYRQSPDGKLGLSFSLDDTIPEEEVVVIENKSLSEAVLETMIGEHAVSPDLKRCLAERLPVVMNQGLLLSGN from the exons ATGCACATTAAACCAACAACAACATCCTTGAAAAAGTGTGGTATTTGTTTGAGTGAGAGACTATATATGGCTCCAGCAAAAGGATCATCCCTCACGCCAATCCAGGTGGAGAACCTTCGGTTCCCAGCGGCGGTTACCTCTCCAACCACCACCAAGTCTTATTTCCTTGGTGGCGCAG GGGAGAGGGGCTTGACGATTGAGGGGAAGTTCATAAAATTCACAGGCATAGGAGTGTATTTGGAAGATAAAGTAGTGGATTCACTCGCCACCAAGTGGAAGGGTAAGAGCTCACAAGAGTTATGTGACTCCCTGGACTTCTTCAGAGACATCATTTCAA GCCCCTCTGAGAAGTTAATTCGAGGGTCCAAACTGAGGCCATTGAGTGGCGTGGAGTACTCAAGAAAGGTGATGGAGAATTGTGTGGCACACATGAAATCCGCTGGGTCTTATGGTGAAGCAGAGGCAGCATCCATTGAAAAATTTGCAGAAGCCTTCAGGAATGTGGATTTTCCATCAGGTTCCTCTGTTTTCTACCGGCAATCACCCGATGGAAAATTAGGG CTTAGTTTCTCTTTGGATGACACAATACCAGAAGAAGAGGTTGTAGTTATAGAAAACAAGTCACTCTCAGAAGCAGTGTTAGAGACTATGATTGGTGAGCACGCTGTTTCCCCTGATTTAAAACGCTGTTTGGCTGAAAGGTTGCCTGTTGTGATGAACCAGGGTCTTCTCCTCAGTGGAAACTGA
- the LOC130717383 gene encoding chalcone--flavanone isomerase 2: MALPSVTALQVENVAFPPTLIKPPASANTLFLGGAGERGLHIQDKFVKFTAIGIYLQDTAVPSLAVKWKGKPVDELTESVQFFRDIVTGPFEKFMQVTMILPLTGQQYSEKVSENCVAIWKHLGIYTDEEGKAIDKFVSVFKDQTFPPGSSILFTVLPKGSLAISFSKDGSIPEVESAVIDNKLLSEAVLESMIGAHGVSPAAKQSLASRLSELFKHHAEV, encoded by the exons ATGGCACTACCGTCGGTCACCGCTCTGCAGGTGGAGAACGTTGCTTTCCCTCCCACCTTGATCAAACCTCCGGCCTCCGCAAACACCCTCTTCCTCGGCGGCGCTGGCGAGAGGGGATTGCACATTCAGGACAAGTTCGTCAAGTTCACCGCTATTGGTATTTACTTGCAGGATACCGCCGTTCCCTCACTCGCCGTTAAGTGGAAGGGTAAGCCTGTCGATGAGTTAACGGAATCCGTCCAATTCTTCAGGGATATCGTTACAG GTCCATTTGAGAAATTTATGCAGGTGACGATGATCTTGCCATTGACGGGCCAACAATACTCGGAGAAAGTGTCTGAGAATTGTGTGGCTATTTGGAAGCATCTTGGCATTTacactgatgaagaaggcaaagCAATAGACAAGTTTGTTTCCGTTTTCAAAGACCAAACGTTCCCACCAGGCTCCTCTATCCTCTTCACAGTGTTGCCTAAAGGATCATTAGCG ATAAGTTTCTCTAAAGATGGATCCATTCCAGAAGTTGAGTCTGCAGTTATAGATAATAAACTGCTTTCAGAGGCTGTGCTGGAGTCAATGATTGGTGCACATGGCGTTTCCCCTGCAGCAAAACAGAGCTTAGCTTCAAGATTATCTGAGCTATTCAAACACCATGCGGAAGTTTAA
- the LOC130721485 gene encoding cationic peroxidase 1-like, which translates to MSRGSLSCLIFLITICLVGKTSAVLSTIFYNETCPKALRTIRSAVEAAVSKEPRMGASLLRLHFHDCFVQGCDASVLLDDTDSFTGEKNSFPNANSLRGFEVIDDIKKQLESMCPGVVSCADILTVAARDSVFALGGQRWDLQLGRRDSTTASLDASNSDLPAPFLDLSGLISAYGKKGFNATEMVTLSGAHTIGLSRCIFYRDRIYNETNIDPSFAASMQVNCSFDGGDTDNNASPFDSTTQFKFDNAFYQNLLNQKGLVHSDQQLYVNGSGTTDSQVTSYSKNAGRFLEDFANAMVKMSLLSPLTGSDGQIRKNCRVVNS; encoded by the exons ATGTCTCGAGGTTCTCTGTCTTGTTTGATTTTTCTGATTACAATTTGTCTTGTGGGGAAAACTTCAGCTGTGTTATCCACTATATTCTATAATGAAACGTGTCCTAAAGCCCTTCGCACAATTAGGAGTGCAGTGGAAGCTGCTGTTTCCAAAGAGCCTCGCATGGGGGCATCCTTGCTTCGACTCCATTTCCATGACTGCTTTGTTCAA GGATGTGATGCATCAGTATTGTTAGACGACACAGACAGCTTCACTGGTGAGAAGAATTCATTTCCGAATGCTAACTCCCTGAGAGGTTTTGAGGTCATTGATGATATCAAAAAACAATTGGAGAGCATGTGCCCTGGTGTTGTCTCTTGTGCTGACATCCTAACCGTTGCTGCTAGAGACTCTGTTTTTGCT CTTGGTGGACAAAGATGGGATCTGCAACTAGGAAGAAGAGATTCAACCACAGCAAGTTTAGATGCATCTAATTCAGACTTACCTGCTCCCTTTTTGGATCTTAGTGGACTCATCTCTGCTTATGGCAAGAAAGGCTTCAATGCCACAGAAATGGTTACTTTATCAG GAGCTCACACAATAGGTCTATCGAGGTGCATTTTTTACAGAGACAGGATTTATAACGAGACGAACATAGATCCCTCATTTGCAGCATCAATGCAAGTAAATTGTTCTTTTGATGGTGGTGATACTGATAACAATGCCTCTCCTTTTGATTCCACCACTCAATTCAAATTTGACAATGCTTTCTATCAGAACCTGTTGAACCAAAAGGGTCTGGTGCATTCGGACCAACAACTCTATGTGAATGGATCAGGAACCACAGACTCTCAAGTAACTAGCTATAGCAAAAATGCGGGACGTTTCTTAGAAGACTTTGCAAATGCAATGGTCAAGATGAGCTTGCTTAGCCCATTAACTGGCTCTGATGGTCAGATCAGGAAAAACTGCAGGGTTGTTAATTCATAG
- the LOC130720895 gene encoding cationic peroxidase 1-like, translating to MSSFESFPGFKFKFCLIFLITCLIGITFTSAQLSPRFYDKTCRRALPTIRRAVREVVSKEPRMGASLLRLHFHDCFVQGCDASVLLDDTDSFTGEKNSFPNANSLRGFEVIDDIKKQLESMCPGVVSCADILTIAARDSVVALGGERWNLLLGRRDSTTASLDASNSDLPAPFLDLSGLISAFDKKGFTTAEMVTLSGAHTIGLVRCLFTRARIYNETNIDPLFATSMQENCAFDSGDTDNNVSPFDSTTPFVFDNAFYKNLLIQKGLVHSDQQLFANGTGSTDKQVMRYSKNFGGFKKDFAAAMFKMTLLSPLTGTDGQIRQNCRVVNT from the exons ATGTCTTCGTTTGAGTCCTTTCCCGGATTCAAATTCAagttttgtttgatttttctgaTTACATGCCTTATTGGTATAACTTTTACTTCAGCTCAGTTATCCCCTAGATTCTATGATAAAACGTGTCGTCGAGCCCTTCCCACCATAAGGAGAGCAGTGAGAGAAGTTGTTTCCAAAGAGCCCCGCATGGGGGCATCCTTGCTTCGACTCCATTTCCATGATTGCTTTGTTCAA GGATGTGATGCATCAGTATTGTTAGACGACACAGATAGCTTCACTGGTGAGAAGAATTCATTTCCTAATGCTAACTCCCTTAGAGGTTTTGAGGTGATAGATGATATCAAGAAACAATTGGAGAGCATGTGCCCTGGTGTTGTCTCTTGTGCTGACATCCTAACCATTGCTGCTAGAGACTCTGTTGTTGCT CTTGGTGGAGAAAGATGGAACCTACTATTAGGAAGAAGAGATTCTACCACAGCAAGTTTAGATGCATCTAATTCAGACTTACCTGCTCCCTTTTTGGATCTTAGTGGACTCATCTCTGCTTTTGACAAGAAAGGCTTCACAACCGCAGAAATGGTTACTTTATCAG GAGCTCACACGATAGGACTAGTGAGGTGCCTTTTTACCAGAGCAAGGATTTATAACGAGACGAACATAGATCCCTTATTTGCAACATCAATGCAAGAAAACTGTGCTTTTGACAGTGGTGATACTGATAACAATGTCTCTCCTTTTGATTCAACCACTCCATTTGTTTTTGACAATGCTTTCTACAAGAACCTGCTGATCCAAAAGGGTCTCGTGCACTCGGACCAACAACTCTTCGCGAATGGAACAGGATCCACAGACAAACAAGTAATGAGATATAGCAAAAACTTTGGAGGTTTCAAAAAAGACTTTGCAGCTGCAATGTTCAAGATGACCTTGCTTAGCCCACTAACTGGCACTGATGGTCAGATCAGGCAAAACTGCAGGGTGGTTAATACTTAG
- the LOC130717556 gene encoding protein RDM16 isoform X2 → MSIFPNAAAATSTLASPAASGTSAAGVPNYEAVRRAQELAARMGFRQDPQFAPLINMFPGQMVPDVTIPQKPTKAPVLRLDAQGREIDEHGNVVNVTKPSNLSTLKVNINKQKKDAFEILKPVLDVDPDSNPHFDPRMGVNKTKLLRPKRNNFLFVEEGKWSKDAETIKLKSQFGEAQAKEQKAKQAQLAKAKAAPDINPNLIEITERVVIKEKLKDPIPEIEWWDLPLLQSGNYGDIADGSIDEDKLKMEKITFYVEHPRPIEPPAEPAPPPPQPLKLTKQEQKKLRTQRRIAKEKDRQEMIRQGVIEPPKPKVKISNLMKVLGAEATQDPTRLEKEIRSAAAEREQAHIDRNIARKLTPAELREKKERKLFDDPNTVETLVSLYRINDLSHPKARFRVDVNAQENRLTGCAVISDGMSIVVVEGGSKSIKRYGKLMLRRINWSDVSKENEENDESDDDKPVNKCVLVWQGSVAKPSFNRFSVHDCITEAAARKVFVDAGVPHYWDQAVNYVDDGAV, encoded by the exons ATGTCAATTTTCCCtaatgctgctgctgctacttctaCTCTTGCAAGTCCTGCAGCTAGTGGTACTAGTGCTGCTGGTGTACCCAACTATGAAGCTGTCAGGCGTGCTCAGGAGCTTGCGGCCAGGATGGGGTTTCGTCAAGATCCACAATTTGCTCCTCTTATAAACATGTTTCCTGGTCAGATGGTACCGGATGTTACAATCCCACAGAAACCCACAAAGGCCCCTGTTCTTCGTCTTGATGCTCAGGGACGGGAAATAGATGAACATGGAAATGTTGTTAATGTAACTAAACCAAGCAACCTTAGCACTTTGAAG GTCAACATTAACAAACAGAAGAAAGATGCGTTTGAAATACTGAAACCTGTATTAGATGTCGATCCTGATTCTAATCCTCATTTTGATCCAAGGATGGGGGTCAACAAGACAAAGCTCCTGCGGCCCAAAAGGAATAATTTCCTGTTTGTGGAAGAGGGAAAATGGTCAAAAGATGCTGAAACAATAAAATTGAAG AGTCAATTTGGAGAAGCTCAAGCAAAGGAGCAGAAGGCCAAACAAGCGCAGTTGGCAAAGGCGAAGGCTGCTCCTGATATAAATCCAAACTTAATAGAAATAACAGAGAGGGTTGTGATTAAAGAAAAACTCAAGGATCCAATTCCAGAAATCGAGTGGTG GGACTTGCCTCTTTTGCAATCTGGGAATTATGGTGACATTGCTGACGGATCCATAGATGAAGATAAACTGAAAAtggaaaaaatcactttttatgtGGAGCATCCTCGTCCCATTGAGCCACCTGCTGAGCCTGCCCCACCTCCACCTCAACCCCTCAAGCTAACCAAGCAAGAACAGAAGAAACTCCGGACACAAAGGCGTATAGCTAAGGAGAAAGATAGACAGGAGATGATAAGACAGGGAGTCATAGAACCCCCAAAACCAAAGGTCAAGATTAGCAATTTAATGAAAGTACTTGGTGCTGAGGCAACTCAAGATCCTACTCGGCTTGAAAAGGAAATACGCAGTGCAGCTGCTGAGCGTGAGCAGGCCCACATAGATAGGAACATTGCTCGCAAGCTCACTCCTGCTGAGCTGCGTGAGAAGAAGGAGAGGAAGCTGTTTGATGACCCAAATACAGTTGAGACACTTGTCTCACTCTACAGGATAAACGATCTCTCTCATCCGAAGGCCCGCTTTAGAGTTGATGTTAATGCTCAAGAGAACCGTTTGACTGGATGTGCTGTGATCAGCGATGGTATGAGTATTGTTGTGGTTGAAGGTGGAAGCAAGTCAATTAAGAGGTATGGAAAGCTCATGCTTAGACGTATCAATTGGAGTGATGTTTCAAAAGAGAATGAAGAAAATGACGAGTCAGATGATGACAAGCCTGTCAATAAATGTGTTTTGGTGTGGCAAGGAAGTGTTGCCAAACCGAGCTTCAATAGGTTCAGTGTTCATGATTGCATCACTGAAGCAGCTGCTCGAAAAGTCTTTGTGGATGCTGGTGTTCCTCATTATTGGGATCAAGCTGTCAACTACGTAGATGATGGAGCTGTTTGA
- the LOC130717556 gene encoding protein RDM16 isoform X1, giving the protein MDDRERSGDRRTRDRNSDRHHRSHRDSDDHRHHHRSDRSHKRDHKSRDWEEDREGSRERSYDRDDTKGKDKVKRDEEEDGMEDSVEPRHSSHSHKRKDREHSEDRERERDDDKRIRVSEDRKRERRRFGDKAKKDEENDDTQFNNGNEEHATASVQNGTTALGLPAVAPTSVPETSLAPTSSSHIKVSSISTTNENKGVSITRSHEVTGKSSTDGSSSTAGKPGRLNIEVIAKAKLALQKQKELHEKLKNLPLSNKISTPNNESTVPSLSVEKPSSPAPLASSGPVASMSIFPNAAAATSTLASPAASGTSAAGVPNYEAVRRAQELAARMGFRQDPQFAPLINMFPGQMVPDVTIPQKPTKAPVLRLDAQGREIDEHGNVVNVTKPSNLSTLKVNINKQKKDAFEILKPVLDVDPDSNPHFDPRMGVNKTKLLRPKRNNFLFVEEGKWSKDAETIKLKSQFGEAQAKEQKAKQAQLAKAKAAPDINPNLIEITERVVIKEKLKDPIPEIEWWDLPLLQSGNYGDIADGSIDEDKLKMEKITFYVEHPRPIEPPAEPAPPPPQPLKLTKQEQKKLRTQRRIAKEKDRQEMIRQGVIEPPKPKVKISNLMKVLGAEATQDPTRLEKEIRSAAAEREQAHIDRNIARKLTPAELREKKERKLFDDPNTVETLVSLYRINDLSHPKARFRVDVNAQENRLTGCAVISDGMSIVVVEGGSKSIKRYGKLMLRRINWSDVSKENEENDESDDDKPVNKCVLVWQGSVAKPSFNRFSVHDCITEAAARKVFVDAGVPHYWDQAVNYVDDGAV; this is encoded by the exons ATGGACGATAGAGAGAGATCGGGGGATAGGAGAACCAGAGATCGTAACTCCGACCGCCACCATCGGAGCCACCGCGATTCCGATGACCACCGCCATCATCACCGTTCCGACAGGTCTCACAAGCGCGACCACAAATCCAGGGATTGGGAAGAAGATCGAGAAGGAAGCAGAGAGAGGTCCTATGACAGAGACGACACCAAAGGTAAGGACAAAGTGAAGCgtgatgaggaggaggatggcATGGAAGATTCCGTCGAGCCACGACACTCTTCGCATTCTCACAAGCGGAAGGATAGGGAACACAGTGAGGATCGCGAGAGGGAGAGGGACGACGATAAGAGAATTAGGGTTTCAGAGGATAGGAAGAGGGAACGGAGGAGGTTTGGGGATAAAGCCAAGAAGGATGAAGAAAATGACGATACTCAATTCAACAATGGCAATGAAGAACACGCCACTGCTTCAGTACAAAAC GGCACTACTGCATTGGGATTACCTGCTGTGGCGCCCACGAGTGTGCCCGAGACATCGTTGGCCCCTACTTCTTCCTCACATATCAAGGTATCTTCGATTTCTACCACAAATGAAAATAAGGGAGTTAGTATTACCAGGTCTCATGAGGTTACTGGAAAATCTAGTACAGATGGGTCTTCTTCAACTGCTGGAAAACCCGGGCGCCTCAATATTGAAGTCATAGCTAAGGCTAAGCTGGCTTTACAAAAGCAGAAAGAATTACATGAGAAGCTGAAGAATCTTCCACTG TCGAATAAAATTTCTACCCCAAATAATGAATCAACTGTACCCTCTCTCAGTGTTGAAAAGCCATCAAGTCCTGCCCCCTTAGCTTCTTCTGGGCCTGTTGCAAGTATGTCAATTTTCCCtaatgctgctgctgctacttctaCTCTTGCAAGTCCTGCAGCTAGTGGTACTAGTGCTGCTGGTGTACCCAACTATGAAGCTGTCAGGCGTGCTCAGGAGCTTGCGGCCAGGATGGGGTTTCGTCAAGATCCACAATTTGCTCCTCTTATAAACATGTTTCCTGGTCAGATGGTACCGGATGTTACAATCCCACAGAAACCCACAAAGGCCCCTGTTCTTCGTCTTGATGCTCAGGGACGGGAAATAGATGAACATGGAAATGTTGTTAATGTAACTAAACCAAGCAACCTTAGCACTTTGAAG GTCAACATTAACAAACAGAAGAAAGATGCGTTTGAAATACTGAAACCTGTATTAGATGTCGATCCTGATTCTAATCCTCATTTTGATCCAAGGATGGGGGTCAACAAGACAAAGCTCCTGCGGCCCAAAAGGAATAATTTCCTGTTTGTGGAAGAGGGAAAATGGTCAAAAGATGCTGAAACAATAAAATTGAAG AGTCAATTTGGAGAAGCTCAAGCAAAGGAGCAGAAGGCCAAACAAGCGCAGTTGGCAAAGGCGAAGGCTGCTCCTGATATAAATCCAAACTTAATAGAAATAACAGAGAGGGTTGTGATTAAAGAAAAACTCAAGGATCCAATTCCAGAAATCGAGTGGTG GGACTTGCCTCTTTTGCAATCTGGGAATTATGGTGACATTGCTGACGGATCCATAGATGAAGATAAACTGAAAAtggaaaaaatcactttttatgtGGAGCATCCTCGTCCCATTGAGCCACCTGCTGAGCCTGCCCCACCTCCACCTCAACCCCTCAAGCTAACCAAGCAAGAACAGAAGAAACTCCGGACACAAAGGCGTATAGCTAAGGAGAAAGATAGACAGGAGATGATAAGACAGGGAGTCATAGAACCCCCAAAACCAAAGGTCAAGATTAGCAATTTAATGAAAGTACTTGGTGCTGAGGCAACTCAAGATCCTACTCGGCTTGAAAAGGAAATACGCAGTGCAGCTGCTGAGCGTGAGCAGGCCCACATAGATAGGAACATTGCTCGCAAGCTCACTCCTGCTGAGCTGCGTGAGAAGAAGGAGAGGAAGCTGTTTGATGACCCAAATACAGTTGAGACACTTGTCTCACTCTACAGGATAAACGATCTCTCTCATCCGAAGGCCCGCTTTAGAGTTGATGTTAATGCTCAAGAGAACCGTTTGACTGGATGTGCTGTGATCAGCGATGGTATGAGTATTGTTGTGGTTGAAGGTGGAAGCAAGTCAATTAAGAGGTATGGAAAGCTCATGCTTAGACGTATCAATTGGAGTGATGTTTCAAAAGAGAATGAAGAAAATGACGAGTCAGATGATGACAAGCCTGTCAATAAATGTGTTTTGGTGTGGCAAGGAAGTGTTGCCAAACCGAGCTTCAATAGGTTCAGTGTTCATGATTGCATCACTGAAGCAGCTGCTCGAAAAGTCTTTGTGGATGCTGGTGTTCCTCATTATTGGGATCAAGCTGTCAACTACGTAGATGATGGAGCTGTTTGA